From the genome of Buchnera aphidicola (Therioaphis trifolii):
CAGCACAATACACCATAACAGCTCCATCTAAAACACGCATAGAACGTTCAACTTCAATAGTAAAATCAACATGACCTGGCGTATCTATAATATTAATTCTATGTGATGGAAATTGATTATTCATACCTGACCAAAAAGTTGTAGTTGCAGCAGAAGTAATAGTAATTCCACGTTCTTGTTCTTGTTCCATCCAATCCATTGTTGCTGTACCATCATGTACTTCTCCAATTTTATGATTAATACCTGTATAAAAAAGAATACGTTCTGTTGTAGTTGTTTTTCCGGCATCAATATGTGCACTAATTCCAATATTTCGATAATATGTAATAGGTGTTTTACGAATCATTTTATTCCTCTTAAAAATTAATATTATAAATAAAAATTATTTTAAAAAATGTATTCATATTTTTATAATTAATTTTTATTTATATAAATTGATATTATTAATAATAAATATATAATTACCAACGATAATGTGCAAATGCTTTATTTGCTTCTGCTATACGATGTACTTCATCTCTTTTTTTAATAGCAGCACCTTTTTTATCTAAAATATCTACAAATTCATAAAATAATCTTAATAACATAGAACTATTTTTTCGTTTTCTAGCTGCATCAATAATCCATCGCATAGCTAATGTATTTCGTCTTATTGGTCGAACTTCAACTGGAACTTGATAAGTTGAACCTCCTACACGACGTGATTTTACTTCAACTATAGGACGTACATTTTCTAAAACTATATCAAAAATATCTAATTCAGTTTTATTTATTTTATTTGATATTTTTTTTAATGCAGAATATACAATACATTCTGCAATAGATTTTTTTCCATGAACCATTAAAATATTAATAAATTTTGCTAAAATTTCAGATGAAAATTTAGGATCAGGTAAAATTTTTCTTTGTTCAATAATTTTACGTCTTGACATAATTATTCTCCTAAGTATATATCTTCAATTTATATATAAATTATTTTTTTATCTTTTTTACACCATATTTTGATCGACTTTTTTTTCTATTTTTCACACCAGCACAATCTAAAGCACCTCGAATTACATGATATCTAACTCCAGGTAAATCTTTAACACGACCTCCACGAATTAAAATTACTGAATGTTCTTGTAAATTATGTCCTTCTCCTCCAATATAAGCAGTAACTTCAAATCCATTAGTTAATTTTACTCGACAAACTTTTCGTAATGCTGAATTAGGTTTTTTTGGTGTTGTAGTATATACTCTAGTACAAACACCTCTTTTTTGTGGACACCCTTCTAATGCAGGAACATTATTTTTAACAATTCTTTTAATACGAGGTTTACGAACTAATTGATTTATAGTAGTCATAAAAGCCTTTTTTTTAAAAAATAAATTTAAGATATTTTATAATATATAAATATATAATTTACCAATTAATAAATTTATTATATTTTTCTGTTAAAGTAACAAATTCACAATAATTAATTAATTTAATTTTACTTGAAATATTATCAGAAATACCTCTAATAAGTACATCTTCTTGTAATACATATATATTTTTTGAATATTTAATAAGATCAGAAATAAAAAAATTATTATTCAAAGCAATTAATACACCATCTTGTAATGCAATTAAACCATCTTGAGATGATAACATATTAAACATTACAGAAATATCTATTTTAAAAGGTGAATTTGATAATATATGTAACATAATTTTTTTTTTAAATGTTTAAAAGTTAAAGATAATATCAAATTTATTAATTTGATATCTAATATTTAAAAAACTACAAATATTTACTTTTATAACAAAATCAACATGATTATGCAAACCACGTTTTAATAAAGAATCATAACATAAATAAAAATTATTTATATTATATAATTTTAATAATTTAAAATAAGAATAAAATGAATGAGATACAATTAAATTTTTATTTTTATTATTTATAATATAAAAAACTCCATCATTAATAAAAAAAAAACTTATCTTTTTTAAATAACATGAAGCAGATAATGCAAATTTTAATCCATCTAATCCTATATAATTACCATAAGGAGTATTTGAAAATATAACAGCTATTTTTTTCATATAAAATTAAAATTGTAATAAACGATCTGATTTTAACATTGTTTTAATTAATTTTCCTAATCCAACTAATTGAAATCCAGAATGTAAATTACCATTTATAAATCCTAATTCTTTTGCAATCTCATCAGAAATAATACCTCTTTCTTGAGCTGAATTAGAACATATATTTAATGTAATTAAAAATTTTTTACTAAATTTATACCATTCATGAACTAAATTTATTCCATTGATTTTAGATGACATCATATTAGTTCCATTTAAAGCACCATGACTATAAAAAAAAATATTATTAATAAAATGATTTTTTTTTTTCATTAATGCATTAGAAAATAAAAAAGCACTTTTTGAACCTTCTGAATGAAATAATGAACTTGTAATTAATATAGTATATATTAACATTATATTTAAATTATATAATATAAATTTTTAAATTCATAAAACTCATCTTAACATATAATACTACAAAAGTAAAAATATTTAATAAAAAATTATTAAAATATAATTATATTATATATTTATTTTTAATTAAATGATATATAAAAGATTATATTTTTTATAAAATAAATAAATTTTATATTAAAAAGAGAAAAATATGAAAAATAAAAATACTATTGGTTTAACCATTATTAGTTTTTTATCATATTATTTAACGGGTGCTATGATTGTTGTTACAGGAATAGTTATAAGAAGTACTGCAAAATATTTTCAATTATCTATTTCTGAAATGAGTAATACATTTACTTTTTTAAATGCTGGAATATTATTTTCCATTTTTTTAAATTCTTGGATCACAAAAATAATTTCATTAAAAAAACAAATTATTTTAGGATTTATTTTAATTATTATTGCTATTATGGGATTTATAAAATCACATAGTTTAATTATTTTTTGTATAAATATGTTTTTAATGGGAATGGTTGGTGGAATTACAATGTCCATAGGAACATTTTTAATAACGAATATTTATTATGGAAAAGAAAGAGTATCAAAATTATTAATTACAGATTCTTTTTTTAGTATGTCTGGTATTATTTTTCCAATTATTGCATCATTTTTATTAAAAAATAAAATATTATGGTATTGGATTTATATAATAATTGGAATAATATATTTAATTATTTTTCTTATTACTTTAAATGTTGATTTTCCAAAAATTGAAACAAATACTAAAAATACAAAAATTAAAAATAAAAATACTAATTATATTAGTATATTTTTATTATGTTGTTCAGCATTATTATATATTTTAGGACAATTAGGTTTTATTTCTTGGATACCTGAATATGCAAGACAAAATATAGGTATGAATATTCAATCTTCTAGTAATTTAGTTAGTATATTTTGGTTATCATATATGATTGGAATGTGGTTTTTTAGTTATATATTAAAATTTATTGATTTACAAATAGGATTAACTTTATTAAGTGGAATTTCTACATTTTTTATGTATATTTTCATTCAAAATCATAAAATCATTTTATTTAATATCATTATTATTTTATTAGGTTTTTTTTCAAGTGCTATTTATACTATGATTATTACATTAACATCTCTACAAACAAAATATCCTTCTCAAAAATTTATTAATTTAATCTTAATATTTGGTACTATTGGAACATTATTAACATTTATTATTACTGGTCCTATTGTTTATACAATTGGAATACGAGGAGCATTAATTATATCAAATATACTATATGGAATAGTATTTTTAATGTGTATATTGTTAGGTTTTACTAGTCAACATAAAAAATATTATTAAAATATATTATATTATTATAAATTTAAAATGTCATAAATAACTTTTATATTTTTTTTTGCTTTTTTTCTTGCTTTATAAGCCCCAATATCTAAAATATTCTTTAAATATGATTTTTGACTTCTAAAATAATAAAATTTTTCTTGTAAATCATTTAATTTTTTTGATATAACATTTGCAAGTAAATATTTAAAATCTTTATATGTTGTATTAAAAAATTTTTTTTCTAATTCTAAAATACTTTTACCTGTTAAACTAGAAAAAATATTTAACAGGTTTGAAATACCTGCTTTATTATTGATATCATAAAATATTTTACCATCTGAATCAGTGACTGATTTAGAAATTTTTTTTAATACTGTTTTTTGATCATCTAATAAAAATATAACACTGTTTTTATTACTATCAGATTTAGACATTTTATTATAAGGATTTAATAAAGACATAATTTTTGCACTATATTTATTTGGTATATAAATATCAGGAATTTTAAAAATATTACCATATAAAGAATTAAAACGATGAGCAATATTACGAGTTAATTCAATATGTTGTTTTTGATCTTGACCAATTAATACTTTGTCACTTTGATATAATAAAATATCTGCAGACATTAATATTGGATAATTAAATAATCCAATATTAATATTTTGAGAATTAATTTTTGATTTTGATTTAAATTGTGTCATACGCATTAATTCACCAAAATAAGTATAACAATTTAATATCCAATTTAATTGACAATGTTCATGTACTTCTGATTGCATAAATATAATACTTTTTTGAGGATCAACTCCAGATGCTAAATAAATTGCTAAAGTATCTAATTTATTTTTTTTAAATAAATATAAATTTTGAGAAACAGTAATAGAATGTAAATCTGCAATACTATAAATACAATTATATTTATCTTGAATAGTAGACCAATGTGATATAGTACCAATAAAATTACCAAGAGTTAATTGACCTGAAGGTTGTATAGCACTAAAAATAATAGGTTTTAATAATACCATATTATTATCCTTAAATTATAAATTATAATATATAATATATTAATTTTTTAAATATTTAACATATTTAATTTATTTTTAATCATATCTATTTTTTTTTTATAATTTTTTGTTTCAAAAATAAATGAACCCATAACAAAAATATCTGCTCCAGCATGAGCTACATCTATAATATTATTAATATTAATACCGCCATCTACTTCTAACAATATTTTTGAATTATATTTATCAATCATTTTTCTTAATTTAAATATTTTATTTAAAATAGATGAAATAAATTTTTGTCCAGAAAAACCTGGCATAACACTCATTAATAAAATAATATCTAACTGATCCATAAAATTATTTAAAATACTTAAAGGTACTTCAGGATTAATTGCTAATCCAGACTTACACCCATATCTACGAATTAAAGATAATGTTTTATTAATATCTTTACTAGAATCAGGATGAAAAGTAATAGAAGTAGCTCCCGATTGAGCAAATAAAGGTATTAAATTATCTACTGAATCTACCATTAAATGCACATCAATAGGTGCAATAATATTATCTTGTCGTAATGATTTAAGAACCATAGGTCCAAAAGTTAAATTAGGAACATAATGATTATCCATAACATCAAAATGAATAATATCACTTCCAGCTGAAAGAACATCTTTAATATCTTGACCTAATTTTGAAAAATTAGCAGATAAAATAGAAGGTGCAATAAAAAATTTTTTCATTTTTTTATCTCAATTTAAAACAAATAAATTACTTTAATTAATATATTTAATAAAATTTTAAAAATTTTATATAATACATTTTTTAATAACAGAAAAAATAATATCTTGATTAACATTTTTTAATATTTTTAATTTTCCAATTTTAATAGGAACAACTAATTGAATTTTTCCAGAATAACTTTTTTTATCACGAATCATATATTTTAAATAAGATTGAACATTCATATCTTTAGGTGCCACAGTAGGTAAACCAAAATTTTTAATTAAATTAATCATTCGAGTTGCATCAAAAGAACTTAATATCCCTAATATTTCTGATGTCTTAATAGCCATAACAATTCCTATAGAAATAGCTTCACCATGCAACCATTTTAAATATTTAAAATGTGCTTCAATAGCATGACCATATGTATGTCCAAGATTTAAAAAAACTCGAAATCCATATTCACGTTCATCTAAATTAACAATTTTAGATTTTAATTCACAACATTTTTGAATACAATATATTAAAACTTCAGTATTTAATGATAATATTTGTTTTATATTATTTTCTAACCATTGAAAAAAAACATAATCAAATGAAATAGCATATTTAATTACTTCTGCAATTCCAGATATTAATTGTTTATATGGTAATGTAGATAAAAAATTAATATCTGTAATTACAGCATTGGGTTGCCAAAAAGTACCAATCATATTTTTTCCAAGTATATGATTTACTCCTGTTTTTCCTCCTATTGCAGCATCTACTTGAGATAATAATGTTGTAGGAATTTGAATAAATCGTATTCCTCTTTGATAAATTGAAGCAACAAATCCAGTTAAATCACCAATTACTCCCCCTCCAAATGCAATTAATATTGAATTTCGATCATGTAATTTTTCTAATAAATATGTTAATAATAAATTTACTGAATTTAACGTTTTATAATTTTCACCATCAGATAAAATAAATTCTTCTAAAATAATTTTATTTTTTAAAAAATATTTTACGATTTTTTCTTTCCATATTTTTGATATTGTAATATTTGTTACTAAAACACATCTATCACCAGATTTTAATGGACTAAATATATTTTCTAAATTAAAAATTTTAAAACCAATATTAATATAATAAGAATTATTTTTTGTTTTAACTGGAATTATTTTTAATTTCATAAAATATTCTCTTATTGATAATAAATATAGATTATATTTTTTTTAAATAATTTTTTATATAATTAATAACTGATTTAATAGTTTTATTATCAACATTAATTGTTATATCAGATATTTCTTCATATAAAGGATTACGTATTTTTGCTAATCTTTTTAAAACAATATCTGATGATTCAGATGTATTTAATAAAGGTCTATGTTTATATCGATTAGTTCGTAATAATTGTTTTTTAATTGTTACTTGTAAATATATTGTAATACCTCTAGAAGATAAAATATTTCTATTTTTTTTAGAAAGAATTGACCCACCTCCTGTTGCTAATATAATATTACTTTTTTTAGTTAATTCATTAATAATTTTTTCTTCACGAAATCTAAAACCAGATTCACCTTCTATATCAAAAACCCAACTAATATCTACACCAGTACGTTTTTCTATTTCACGATCTGAATCATAAAATGCCATATTTAATTCTCTAGATAATTGCAGACCAATAGTACTTTTACCAGCTCCCATAGGACCTATTAAAAAGATATTCTGTTTTTTAACCATATTTTTAATATTAGTGATTTTTCTTTCATAATACCTAATAAATTTTATAATCTATTAGAAGGAATAAATATTTTTTTATTATTAAATATATTCATTATAATACTATAAATCTTTAAAATAATAAATAATATAATAAAATTACTTGATTATATTCATATAATATATATTATTATAATATAAAAGTATGGTGAGGTGTCCGAGAGGATTAAGGAGCACGCCTGGAAAGCGTGTATATGTTATAAAACGTATCAAGGGTTCGAATCCCTTTCTCACCAATGAAATAATTATTATTAAATTATAAATTATTATTTTATAATAGTATTTAAAGCTAATGTAATTACGTTATCAAATGTATGTTCTCTTTCTTTAATAGAAAGTTTTTTATTAAATAAAATATGATCTGAAACAGAACATATTGATACAGCTTGTATATTATATTCAGCAGCAATACTATATATTCCAGCTGTCTCCATATCAATTCCTAATATTTTATATTTTTTTAATAAATCATAAAATGAATTATCAAAATTATAAAATTTATCTGTTGTAAAAAAATTTCCAACACGAATATTAATATTCATATTTTTTGCAATATGAATTACTTGACATAAAATATCAAAATCTGAAATTGCCGAAAAATCATAATTTTTAAATCGAATACGATTAAAACTAGAATCAGTACATGCTCCCATGGCAACAATAATATCTTTTAAATTAATTTTTTCTTGTACAGTACCACATGTTCCTACTCGAATAATTTTTTTAACATTATAAAATTTAATTAATTCTTCAACATAAATAGCTGCAGATGGAATACCCATTCCATGACTCATAATTGAAATTAAAACATCTTTATAATAACCAGTATAACCTAACATAAAACGAACACTATTTATTTTAATACAATTTTCTAAAAAATTCTTTGCAATATATTTAACACGAAGAGGATCACCAGACATAATTACAAGTTCAGAAAAATCATTTTTTTTAGAATTAATATGAGGAGTAACCATAATTTATATTACCTAAAAATAAATATTATTTGTTAAAATATACTAATTCCATATTTCATAGGTGATAATGAAAAATATTTGGAAATAGTTTGTCCAATATCAGAAAATGTATTTCTATGTCCTAAATAATTATTTTTAATAAATTTACTATACAATAATATTGGAATAAATTCTCTCGTATGATCTGTTCCTGACCACGTTGGATCACAACCATGATCTGCAGTAATAATTAATATATCTTCATCATATAAAGAATGTAAAATTTTTGGTAATTGCATATCAAAAAATTCTAAACCTTGAGCATATCCAGAAACATCTCTTCTATGACCCCAAATAGAATCAAAATCAACAAAATTAACAAATACAATTGTATTATTAGTAGCTATTTTTATTTGTTCAATAGTTTTTTTTATAAGACAATCTAGCCCTGTTGCATGAATTTTTTTAGTAATTCCAATATTTGCAAAAATATCTGCTATTTTTCCTAAAGCAATAACATTTCCATTTTTTTCTATTATTAATTTCTTAAGAATAGTATTTTTATGAGGAGGTTTTGAAAAATCTCTTCGATTACCTGTACGAACAAATTGATATTTTTTTTCACCAATAAATGGACGAGCAATCACTCTAGTAATATTATAATTATATTTATCAAGTAATATTCTAATAAATTTACATAATTTATATAATTTATTTAAACCAAAATATTTTTCATGACAGGCAACTTGAAAAACAGAATCAGAAGATGTATAAAAAATTGGTTTATTTGTTTTAATATGTTCTTCTCCAAAATCATTTAAAATATTAATACCAGAAGCATGACAATTTCCCAAAATTCCAGATAAATTAAATTTTGAAATTATACTTTTTAATATTACATTAGGAAAACTATTTGTATTTTTTTTAAAATAATCCCATTCAAATAATACTGGTACACCAGCAATTTCCCAATGCCCGGAAGAGGTATCTTTAGCAGTAGAAAGTTCACTAGAAAAACCATAACTACTAATAATATATTTAGATTGTATTATCCCAGATGGTAAACATTTATGAATTTTATAATAAATTTTTGCTAATCCCAAAGATATTAAATTAGGAATATTTAAATTACCAAATCTATTATTATTAGCTTTTCTAAAATTACAATAATCAGCAATATGTCCAAAAGTATTTGAACCAAAATCATTAAATTGTTCAGAATCTTCACTATATCCTATTCCAAATGAATCTAATACTAAAATAAATACTCTTTTCATATTTAATAACCTAATATATTTCAAAAAAAATAATAAAAATACTTACATTATAAAAAAGAATGTGAACCTCTATGATGTTCAGTAATATCTTTTACACCTTTTATTTCTGAAAAATTATTTATAATTTTTTCTTCAATATTTTTTTTTAAAGTAATATTTGACATTGAACATCCATTACACCCACCTAAAAATTTTATCATAGCAAATCCTGTTATTGTAATATTTATTAAAATAATTTTACCTCCATGCATATTTAACATAGGATTAATATTATAATCTATAAAATTTTGTACTTTATAAAATAACATATTATTTTCAATATTATTGTTATGAATATTATTACTATAAATATTATTTTTAACATTTGGTGCTAATAACATTAACTTTTTATTCAAATTATCACCAAATAAATCAATTTTTGAATCATTTAAATAAGGAAATATATTTTTTTTTATATAAATTTTAAAACCATCATATTTTAATTCAATATCTTCATTACATTTATTTTTATTTATTTCATAAGAAATTTTACATTCAGAATATTCTGTTCCAGGAAATTTAATAGATATTCTTAAATTAGTATTGTTTTTTTTTGAAAGTATTTTTTTTAAATATTTTTCAGCTTTTTTAGTAATATTTATCATAATAATCTTTTTAACATTTTAATATTAAATAAATAAAAAATATATTTATGTGACATTAAAAAATTTTTGATTAATAAAAAATATAAAAATAAAATCATTTTAAAAAGGTAATTCTTCATCAAATTCTATATTTGACATATCATCTTCTAATAACTTATTTTTTAAATTATTATCAATATTATCTTTTTTTTTAATATTATTAATATCTTTAGAATTATTGATATTAGTATCATTATTTTTTTTATTTAATATACGTGTTCCTAACATTTGCATTTTACCATTCATATTAACTATAACTTCCGTAGTATAACGAGTAAAACCATTTTGATCAGTCCATTTTCGAGTTTGTAAAGAACCTTCAATATATACTTGAGATCCTTTTTTTAAATATTCATTAGCAATTTCAGCTAATTTACCAAATAATACAATCCTATGCCATTCAGTTTTTTCTTTTGTTAAATTTGTTTTTTTATCTTTCCAATTTTCTGATGTTGCTAAAGTAATATTCACTACTGCATTACCATTTGACATATATCGTATTTCAGGATTTTTACCTAAATTACCAATTAAAATAACTTTATTTATACCTCGTACCATATTTTTTTCCTAAAAATAACATATTTAAAAAAAATAAAAAAATTATATATTTTAAAATAAATATAATAAATCAATAAAAATGATTTTATTTTTTAAATAATAAAATTATATATTAATATTATAAAATATAAAATATTAATTATTTAAATATTAAAATTTTAAATAAATCATTATTAATATTAAATTATTGTATTAAAATATAAAAAAATGAAAAAATATAATCCTTTACAAAATAGTAAAAAAAAAATCCCTTATTCTTTAGAAGCTGAACAATCTATATTAGGTGCATTAATGTTAGATAATAAAAAATGGGATATTATATCAAATTATATTATTAGTGATGATTTTTTTAATATTTCACATAAATTAATATTTAATGAAATGAAAGAATTGATAAACCATAATTTCCCAATTGATTTAATAACTTTATCAGAATCACTAGAAAAAAAAAAAATTTTATCAAAAATAGGAAAATTTTCTTATTTATCAGAAATTATTAAAAATACTCCTAGTACTGAAAATATTACAGCATATGCAAAAATTGTTAAAGAATGTTCAACATTAAGAGAAATTATTTCAATAGGAAAAAAAATTTCTTATTTAGGATATAATACACATGGAAAAAATAGTAAAGAAATTTTAAATGATATAGAATATAATATTCTAAAAATTATTAATAAAAAAAATAAAAAAGAAAAAAATCCTAAAAATATACGATTAATGTTAGATAAAACTATTACTGTAATAGAAAAACTATTAAAATATCCAAATAATAACTTAACAGGATTAGATACAGGATATTCTGACTTAAATAAAAAAACACTTGGATTACAAAAATCTGATTTAATTATTATTGCAGCAAGACCATCTATGGGAAAAACAACATTAGCAATGAATATTTGTGAAAATATTGCTATAACCAATAATAAACCAATATTAATTTTTAGTTTGGAAATGCCTGGTGAACAAATTATAATTAGAATGTTATCTTCGTTATCAAGAGTATATCAAAGTAATATCCGAACAGGAAATTTAAATGATGAAGATTGGTCTCGAATATCAAGTACAATTAATATCCTATTAAAAAAAAATAATATATATATAGATGATTCTTCACAATTAACACCTACTGAAATAAGATCAAAATCAAAAAAATTATATAAAAAAAAAGGTTTAAGTTTAATTATTATTGATTATTTACAATTAATTAATGTACCAAATTTATCTAATCAAAGAAATTTAGAAATTGCTGAAATTTCAAAATCATTAAAATCACTAGCCAAAGAATTAAAAATACCTATTATTGCTGTATCACAACTTAATCGTTCATTAGAACAAAGATCAGATCGAAGACCAATTAATTCTGATTTAAGAGAATCAGGTTCATTAGAACAAGATGCTGATTTAATAATTTTTATATATAGAGATGAATTATATAATGAAAATACTGAATTAAAAGGAATAGCAGAAATTATAATAGGAAAACAAAGGAATGGACCTAATGGAACAATAAAATTAATATTTAATGGTAATTTATGTCGATTTGATAATTATTATGAATAATAATATATAAATAATTTATAAAATAAATCATTTTTATTATATTTAAAATATTTAAAATATTTAAAATATTTAAAATATTTAAAAATAAAATTATATTTCATTAAATAATAAATTTATATAAAATAATATATTATGAATTTAATTATTGAGCATATCAAGTGAAAATGACTTTGCAAAATAACTTATTAATTGCTATGCCTGGAATAAAAAATCCATTTTTTAAAAAAACTGTAATATATATTTGTGAACATAATAATGAAGGAGCAATGGGTATTATAATAAATAAACCATTAAAAGATATAAAAATAAAAAATATTTTAAAAAAATTAAATATGAACGCATCTCCTTGTTTATTTGGTCCAAAAATTTTTGATTCAGTTATTATAGGAGGACCACAAGCTCAAGAAAGAGGATTTATATTACATTCATCAAAAAAAATATTTTATTCTAGTATTAAAATTTCAAATAAAATGATAATTACAACATCTCAAGATATTTTAGAAACAACTGGTTTTCTTGAAAAACCAACAAATATATTAATGGCTTTGGGATATTGTACATGGGATAAAAATCAATTAGAACAAGAATTATTAAATAATTTTTGGTTAATTTCATCTGTTGATCAAAAAATATTATTTCATACACCACTAAAAAAAAAATGGATAAAAGCATTAAACAATTTAGGATTAAATATATATAAATTATCTATCAATTTTGGACATGCATAAATTATCATGATATTATCATTTGATTTTGGAACAAAAAAAATTGGTGTAGCAATAGGACAAAAAATTACATGTACAGCAAATATATTAAATACAATAAATGTAAAAAATGGAATTCCTAATTGGAATCAAATCTCTCATTTAATTATATATT
Proteins encoded in this window:
- the rpsG gene encoding 30S ribosomal protein S7, which produces MSRRKIIEQRKILPDPKFSSEILAKFINILMVHGKKSIAECIVYSALKKISNKINKTELDIFDIVLENVRPIVEVKSRRVGGSTYQVPVEVRPIRRNTLAMRWIIDAARKRKNSSMLLRLFYEFVDILDKKGAAIKKRDEVHRIAEANKAFAHYRW
- the aroK gene encoding shikimate kinase AroK, which gives rise to MVKKQNIFLIGPMGAGKSTIGLQLSRELNMAFYDSDREIEKRTGVDISWVFDIEGESGFRFREEKIINELTKKSNIILATGGGSILSKKNRNILSSRGITIYLQVTIKKQLLRTNRYKHRPLLNTSESSDIVLKRLAKIRNPLYEEISDITINVDNKTIKSVINYIKNYLKKI
- the tusC gene encoding sulfurtransferase complex subunit TusC: MKKIAVIFSNTPYGNYIGLDGLKFALSASCYLKKISFFFINDGVFYIINNKNKNLIVSHSFYSYFKLLKLYNINNFYLCYDSLLKRGLHNHVDFVIKVNICSFLNIRYQINKFDIIFNF
- the trpS gene encoding tryptophan--tRNA ligase, which codes for MVLLKPIIFSAIQPSGQLTLGNFIGTISHWSTIQDKYNCIYSIADLHSITVSQNLYLFKKNKLDTLAIYLASGVDPQKSIIFMQSEVHEHCQLNWILNCYTYFGELMRMTQFKSKSKINSQNINIGLFNYPILMSADILLYQSDKVLIGQDQKQHIELTRNIAHRFNSLYGNIFKIPDIYIPNKYSAKIMSLLNPYNKMSKSDSNKNSVIFLLDDQKTVLKKISKSVTDSDGKIFYDINNKAGISNLLNIFSSLTGKSILELEKKFFNTTYKDFKYLLANVISKKLNDLQEKFYYFRSQKSYLKNILDIGAYKARKKAKKNIKVIYDILNL
- the aroB gene encoding 3-dehydroquinate synthase, with product MKLKIIPVKTKNNSYYINIGFKIFNLENIFSPLKSGDRCVLVTNITISKIWKEKIVKYFLKNKIILEEFILSDGENYKTLNSVNLLLTYLLEKLHDRNSILIAFGGGVIGDLTGFVASIYQRGIRFIQIPTTLLSQVDAAIGGKTGVNHILGKNMIGTFWQPNAVITDINFLSTLPYKQLISGIAEVIKYAISFDYVFFQWLENNIKQILSLNTEVLIYCIQKCCELKSKIVNLDEREYGFRVFLNLGHTYGHAIEAHFKYLKWLHGEAISIGIVMAIKTSEILGILSSFDATRMINLIKNFGLPTVAPKDMNVQSYLKYMIRDKKSYSGKIQLVVPIKIGKLKILKNVNQDIIFSVIKKCII
- the tsgA gene encoding MFS transporter TsgA, translating into MKNKNTIGLTIISFLSYYLTGAMIVVTGIVIRSTAKYFQLSISEMSNTFTFLNAGILFSIFLNSWITKIISLKKQIILGFILIIIAIMGFIKSHSLIIFCINMFLMGMVGGITMSIGTFLITNIYYGKERVSKLLITDSFFSMSGIIFPIIASFLLKNKILWYWIYIIIGIIYLIIFLITLNVDFPKIETNTKNTKIKNKNTNYISIFLLCCSALLYILGQLGFISWIPEYARQNIGMNIQSSSNLVSIFWLSYMIGMWFFSYILKFIDLQIGLTLLSGISTFFMYIFIQNHKIILFNIIIILLGFFSSAIYTMIITLTSLQTKYPSQKFINLILIFGTIGTLLTFIITGPIVYTIGIRGALIISNILYGIVFLMCILLGFTSQHKKYY
- the tusD gene encoding sulfurtransferase complex subunit TusD — protein: MLIYTILITSSLFHSEGSKSAFLFSNALMKKKNHFINNIFFYSHGALNGTNMMSSKINGINLVHEWYKFSKKFLITLNICSNSAQERGIISDEIAKELGFINGNLHSGFQLVGLGKLIKTMLKSDRLLQF
- the tusB gene encoding sulfurtransferase complex subunit TusB, which gives rise to MLHILSNSPFKIDISVMFNMLSSQDGLIALQDGVLIALNNNFFISDLIKYSKNIYVLQEDVLIRGISDNISSKIKLINYCEFVTLTEKYNKFINW
- the rpsL gene encoding 30S ribosomal protein S12, with the translated sequence MTTINQLVRKPRIKRIVKNNVPALEGCPQKRGVCTRVYTTTPKKPNSALRKVCRVKLTNGFEVTAYIGGEGHNLQEHSVILIRGGRVKDLPGVRYHVIRGALDCAGVKNRKKSRSKYGVKKIKK
- the rpe gene encoding ribulose-phosphate 3-epimerase, which codes for MKKFFIAPSILSANFSKLGQDIKDVLSAGSDIIHFDVMDNHYVPNLTFGPMVLKSLRQDNIIAPIDVHLMVDSVDNLIPLFAQSGATSITFHPDSSKDINKTLSLIRRYGCKSGLAINPEVPLSILNNFMDQLDIILLMSVMPGFSGQKFISSILNKIFKLRKMIDKYNSKILLEVDGGININNIIDVAHAGADIFVMGSFIFETKNYKKKIDMIKNKLNMLNI